The Mycolicibacterium boenickei genome has a segment encoding these proteins:
- the xseA gene encoding exodeoxyribonuclease VII large subunit encodes MTEPGQSPENPWPVRAVATRVAKWIDRLGTVWVEGQLTELKIRPDSKTVFMVLRDPAADMSLTLTCPRDLVRNAPVKLTEGTQVIICGKPNFYTGRGTFSLRVSEIRAVGIGELLARIERLRRLLEAEGLFDPRLKRPIPFLPNTIGLITGRASAAERDVTTVAGTRWPAVRFEIRNTIVQGPNAVPQIVDALAALDAMPEVDVIVLARGGGSVEDLLPFSDETLCRAIVACRTPVVSAIGHEPDTPLSDLVADVRAATPTDAAKRIVPDAAAEQALITDLHRRSARALRNWVHREQHHLDQLRSRPVLAQPLAGLTARADEIARARATAQRDITRKITAEADTIGHLSARLTALGPAATLARGYAVVQAVPASGTPTVLRSVAEAPEGTRLRVRVSDGVITAVSDGNEAAAVSDGSE; translated from the coding sequence GTGACCGAACCGGGTCAGTCACCGGAGAATCCCTGGCCGGTCCGCGCGGTCGCGACCCGCGTCGCCAAATGGATCGACCGGCTCGGCACGGTGTGGGTCGAGGGGCAGCTGACCGAGCTCAAGATCCGCCCGGATTCGAAAACCGTCTTCATGGTCCTGCGGGACCCGGCGGCCGACATGTCGCTGACCCTCACCTGCCCGCGTGATCTGGTGCGCAACGCCCCGGTCAAGCTGACCGAGGGCACGCAGGTGATCATCTGCGGCAAGCCCAATTTCTACACTGGTCGCGGCACATTCTCGTTGCGGGTCAGTGAGATTCGCGCGGTCGGCATCGGTGAGCTGTTGGCCCGGATCGAACGGCTGCGCCGGCTGCTGGAGGCCGAAGGGCTGTTCGACCCGCGGCTCAAACGGCCGATCCCGTTCCTGCCCAACACCATCGGACTGATCACCGGACGCGCCTCGGCCGCCGAGCGTGATGTCACCACCGTTGCCGGCACCCGCTGGCCAGCGGTGCGCTTCGAGATCCGCAACACCATCGTTCAGGGCCCCAATGCGGTTCCGCAGATCGTCGATGCCTTGGCAGCACTGGACGCCATGCCCGAGGTGGACGTGATCGTGCTGGCGCGCGGCGGCGGTAGCGTCGAGGACCTGCTGCCGTTCTCCGACGAGACCCTGTGCCGGGCCATCGTCGCCTGCCGCACCCCGGTGGTCAGCGCGATCGGCCACGAACCCGACACTCCCCTGTCCGATCTGGTCGCCGACGTGCGCGCGGCCACCCCGACCGACGCCGCCAAGCGGATCGTGCCCGACGCGGCGGCCGAACAGGCGTTGATCACCGATCTGCACCGGCGCAGCGCCCGCGCCCTGCGCAACTGGGTTCACCGGGAGCAGCACCACCTGGACCAGTTGCGCAGCCGCCCGGTGCTGGCGCAGCCGCTGGCGGGGCTCACCGCGCGGGCCGACGAGATCGCGCGGGCCAGGGCCACCGCCCAACGCGACATCACCCGGAAGATCACCGCGGAGGCCGACACCATCGGCCATCTGTCGGCGCGGCTGACCGCGCTCGGTCCGGCCGCGACGCTGGCGCGCGGCTACGCGGTGGTCCAGGCGGTCCCGGCGTCCGGCACGCCGACAGTTCTACGGTCAGTGGCCGAAGCACCGGAAGGCACCCGATTGCGGGTGCGGGTGTCCGACGGAGTGATCACCGCCGTCAGCGACGGCAATGAGGCTGCAGCCGTCAGCGACGGTAGCGAGTAG
- a CDS encoding lipid droplet-associated protein, with amino-acid sequence MGTAPYGVRLLVGAAATALEETRKLPQTILTYPMTVASQAANLVMHVQQNLAELVVKGDETLEQLFPPKDEQPEWATFDEDLDSDGDSEADVDAPGDGERRTEGRFALYSTGEPESAGSTNGKAANTAAAGAAPDIAGELGYDALTLAQLRARLTSLRVADLEALLAYEEAGRARAPFVTLLANRITRATAK; translated from the coding sequence ATGGGAACTGCACCGTACGGGGTCCGGCTGCTGGTGGGTGCGGCTGCGACCGCCCTGGAGGAAACCCGCAAGCTACCTCAGACGATCCTGACTTATCCCATGACGGTGGCCAGTCAGGCGGCCAACCTCGTCATGCATGTCCAGCAGAACCTCGCTGAATTGGTGGTCAAGGGCGACGAGACCCTCGAGCAGCTGTTTCCGCCCAAGGACGAGCAGCCGGAGTGGGCCACCTTCGACGAGGACCTCGACTCCGACGGCGACTCCGAGGCCGACGTCGACGCGCCCGGTGACGGTGAGCGGCGCACCGAGGGCCGGTTCGCCCTCTACAGCACCGGGGAGCCCGAGTCGGCGGGCTCGACGAACGGCAAGGCCGCCAATACCGCCGCTGCGGGCGCCGCGCCGGACATCGCCGGCGAGCTCGGATACGACGCGCTGACGCTGGCGCAGCTGCGCGCCCGGTTGACCTCCCTGCGGGTGGCCGACCTTGAGGCGCTGCTGGCCTACGAAGAGGCCGGCCGGGCCCGCGCACCGTTCGTGACGCTGCTCGCCAACAGGATCACCCGCGCGACCGCGAAGTGA
- a CDS encoding 4-hydroxy-3-methylbut-2-enyl diphosphate reductase, which yields MPPTINMGIPGATSSVRSGGGSQASGKRVLLAEPRGYCAGVDRAVETVERALEKHGAPVYVRHEIVHNKHVVETLAKAGAVFVDETDEVPEGAIVVFSAHGVAPTVHETAAERSLQVIDATCPLVTKVHNEAKRFARDDFDILLIGHEGHEEVVGTAGEAPDHVQVVDNPDAVDKVTVRDPDKVIWLSQTTLSVDETMETVRRLREKFPTLQDPPSDDICYATQNRQVAVKAMAPECELVIVVGSRNSSNSVRLVEVALGAGSQAAHLVDYAEDIDPAWLEGVTTVGVTSGASVPEVLVRGVLERLAEYGYGTVQPVTTANETLVFALPREIRPPRA from the coding sequence ATGCCGCCGACAATCAACATGGGTATCCCGGGTGCCACCAGCTCGGTGAGGTCAGGCGGTGGTTCGCAAGCCTCCGGCAAGCGGGTCCTGCTGGCCGAGCCCCGTGGGTACTGCGCCGGTGTGGACCGCGCCGTCGAGACCGTGGAGCGTGCCCTGGAGAAGCACGGCGCCCCCGTTTACGTGCGCCACGAGATCGTCCACAACAAACACGTGGTGGAGACGCTCGCCAAGGCCGGCGCGGTGTTCGTCGACGAGACCGACGAGGTGCCCGAAGGGGCGATCGTGGTGTTCTCGGCGCACGGCGTTGCGCCGACTGTGCACGAGACCGCCGCTGAGCGCAGCCTGCAGGTGATCGACGCGACCTGCCCGCTGGTGACCAAGGTGCACAACGAGGCCAAGCGATTCGCCCGCGACGATTTCGACATCCTGCTGATCGGTCACGAGGGCCACGAAGAGGTTGTCGGCACCGCCGGTGAGGCGCCCGACCACGTCCAGGTCGTCGACAACCCGGACGCGGTGGACAAGGTCACCGTGCGTGACCCGGACAAGGTCATCTGGCTGTCGCAGACCACGTTGAGCGTCGACGAGACCATGGAGACGGTGCGCCGGCTCCGTGAGAAGTTCCCGACGCTGCAGGATCCGCCGAGCGACGACATCTGCTACGCGACGCAGAACCGCCAGGTGGCCGTGAAGGCGATGGCCCCCGAATGCGAACTGGTGATCGTGGTGGGTTCACGCAATTCGTCGAACTCGGTGCGGTTGGTCGAGGTGGCCCTCGGCGCCGGTTCGCAGGCCGCTCATCTGGTGGATTACGCCGAGGACATCGATCCGGCTTGGCTGGAGGGCGTCACCACAGTGGGCGTCACCTCCGGGGCATCGGTTCCCGAGGTGCTGGTCCGCGGTGTGCTCGAACGGCTGGCCGAATACGGCTATGGGACCGTGCAGCCCGTCACCACCGCCAACGAGACGTTGGTGTTCGCCCTGCCGCGGGAGATCCGCCCGCCGCGCGCCTGA
- a CDS encoding DUF6542 domain-containing protein, with the protein MSGQRAQSAVPADHRSVHPRFAGVPWWGAVLIAITATAIGFAFDAGSGDRELSAVFAVCYSLGCIVAVLVVQQAGLFTAVIQPPLILFVAVPGSYFLFHGGQLGGVKDLAINCGYPLIERFPLMLFLSAAVLLIGLGRWYVGLTSRRGADAAESADTGTAKTAKATPVAGIVSSVTEKLSGLVLRKPATASARRDRKARPEEAADAPPRRRPSDRPSRRRPADAEPGTGAAAAAATASGRPRGERRPTKRSAAPRPRPSRATDGDLGSELDGAMPERPRRPRPPRAAEPGAGEPRRRVRTQPREPRKQPPPERREREASFDAPRERPQRQRRRFDDYQPFEDSFDPPTGSGRSTHHPVSRVRYRGTDDEDRRVEHRTRPRSSKGAAARGRHSWDYDD; encoded by the coding sequence GTGTCAGGACAGCGCGCACAGTCGGCAGTGCCGGCTGACCATCGCTCTGTACACCCGCGATTCGCCGGTGTGCCGTGGTGGGGTGCCGTGCTGATCGCGATCACGGCTACCGCCATCGGCTTTGCTTTCGACGCCGGTTCGGGTGATCGCGAGCTCAGCGCGGTATTCGCGGTCTGCTATTCCCTCGGCTGCATCGTGGCTGTTCTGGTGGTCCAGCAGGCCGGTCTGTTCACCGCTGTGATCCAGCCCCCACTAATACTTTTCGTCGCCGTTCCCGGGTCCTATTTCCTGTTCCACGGCGGCCAGCTGGGGGGCGTGAAGGACCTCGCGATCAACTGCGGATATCCGCTGATCGAACGTTTTCCGCTGATGCTTTTCCTCTCGGCCGCGGTGCTGCTGATCGGACTCGGCCGGTGGTACGTCGGCCTGACCTCACGTCGCGGCGCCGACGCGGCCGAATCGGCTGACACCGGAACGGCCAAAACGGCGAAGGCAACGCCCGTCGCGGGGATTGTGTCATCTGTCACAGAGAAACTTTCCGGACTCGTTCTCCGCAAACCCGCCACCGCGTCGGCCCGCCGGGACCGGAAGGCCCGGCCGGAAGAGGCGGCCGATGCCCCGCCGCGACGGCGCCCATCCGATCGGCCATCTCGCCGCCGCCCGGCCGACGCAGAGCCCGGCACAGGGGCAGCGGCGGCGGCCGCAACGGCCTCCGGGCGACCTCGCGGGGAACGCAGGCCCACCAAACGTTCCGCGGCACCACGCCCCCGCCCGAGCCGTGCCACCGACGGCGATCTCGGTAGCGAACTCGACGGCGCGATGCCCGAGCGGCCGCGGCGCCCCAGGCCCCCGCGCGCGGCGGAACCCGGAGCCGGCGAACCTCGCAGGCGGGTACGGACCCAGCCGCGCGAACCGCGCAAGCAGCCACCGCCGGAGCGGCGTGAGCGTGAGGCGTCGTTCGACGCCCCGCGTGAGCGCCCGCAGCGGCAGCGCCGCCGATTCGACGACTATCAGCCGTTCGAGGATTCGTTCGACCCGCCGACGGGGTCGGGTCGCTCGACGCACCATCCGGTGTCGCGCGTGCGCTACCGCGGAACTGACGACGAGGACCGCCGGGTGGAGCACCGCACGCGGCCCCGGTCATCGAAGGGCGCAGCCGCCAGGGGCCGTCACTCCTGGGATTACGACGACTGA
- the ychF gene encoding redox-regulated ATPase YchF — MSLNLGIVGLPNVGKSTLFNALTRNDVLAANYPFATIEPNEGVVPLPDPRLDKLAEIFGSEKTVPAPVTFVDIAGIVKGASEGAGLGNKFLANIRECDAICQVVRVFADDDVVHVDGRVDPRSDIEVIETELILADMQTLEKAVPRLEKEARNNKERKPVLDAAVAAQAVFDDGKTLFSTGKDWSILRELNLMTTKPFLYVFNADESVLTDPAKQAELRELVAPADAVFLDAKIESELIELDDESAHELLESIGQTERGLDALARAGFHTLRLQTYLTAGPKEARAWTIHQGDTAPKAAGVIHTDFEKGFIKAEVVSFDDLVDAGSMAAAKAAGKVRMEGKDYVMADGDVVEFRFNV, encoded by the coding sequence GTGAGCCTGAACCTGGGAATCGTCGGTTTGCCGAACGTCGGAAAGTCGACTCTGTTCAATGCCCTGACACGTAACGACGTGTTGGCGGCCAACTACCCGTTTGCGACCATCGAGCCCAACGAGGGCGTGGTTCCGCTGCCCGATCCCCGGCTCGACAAGCTCGCCGAGATCTTCGGCTCGGAGAAGACCGTGCCGGCCCCGGTGACGTTCGTCGACATCGCGGGCATCGTGAAGGGCGCCTCGGAGGGCGCCGGCCTCGGCAACAAGTTCCTCGCCAACATCCGCGAGTGCGACGCCATCTGTCAGGTGGTGCGTGTGTTCGCCGATGACGACGTGGTGCACGTCGACGGCCGGGTGGATCCGCGCTCGGACATCGAGGTGATCGAGACCGAGCTGATCCTGGCCGACATGCAGACGCTGGAGAAGGCGGTGCCGCGGCTGGAGAAGGAAGCCCGCAACAACAAGGAGCGCAAGCCGGTCCTGGATGCGGCGGTCGCGGCCCAGGCGGTGTTCGACGACGGCAAGACGCTCTTCTCGACCGGCAAGGACTGGTCGATCCTGCGTGAGCTGAACCTGATGACCACCAAGCCGTTCCTCTATGTGTTCAACGCCGACGAGTCGGTGCTGACGGATCCGGCCAAGCAGGCCGAGCTGCGCGAGCTGGTGGCCCCGGCGGACGCGGTGTTCCTGGACGCGAAGATCGAGTCGGAGCTGATCGAGCTCGACGACGAGTCGGCCCACGAGCTGCTGGAGTCGATCGGGCAGACCGAACGCGGTCTGGACGCCCTGGCCCGGGCCGGCTTCCACACGCTGCGGCTGCAGACCTATCTGACGGCCGGGCCCAAGGAAGCACGGGCCTGGACCATCCATCAGGGCGACACCGCCCCCAAGGCGGCCGGCGTGATCCACACCGACTTCGAGAAGGGCTTCATCAAGGCCGAGGTGGTGTCGTTCGACGATCTCGTCGACGCCGGATCGATGGCCGCCGCCAAGGCCGCGGGCAAGGTCCGGATGGAAGGCAAGGACTACGTGATGGCCGACGGGGACGTGGTGGAGTTCCGCTTCAACGTGTAG
- a CDS encoding VOC family protein: protein MKLVSIRIITADVQRLVSFYETVTSAEAAWANELFAEIPTAVGTLAIGSDKTVPLFGVGSAEPAANRSVIVEFIVDDVDAEYERLRERLDDVVTEPTTMPWGNRALLFRDPDGNLVNLFTPVTEQARAKFGV from the coding sequence ATGAAGCTCGTTTCGATCCGCATCATCACCGCCGACGTGCAACGCCTCGTGTCGTTCTACGAAACGGTCACCTCTGCCGAGGCGGCATGGGCCAATGAACTGTTCGCTGAGATTCCCACGGCGGTAGGCACTTTGGCGATCGGCAGCGACAAGACGGTGCCGCTTTTCGGCGTCGGGTCCGCCGAACCCGCAGCCAACCGGAGCGTGATCGTCGAGTTCATCGTCGACGATGTGGACGCCGAGTACGAGCGCCTTCGCGAGCGATTGGATGACGTCGTCACAGAGCCGACAACGATGCCATGGGGCAATCGGGCGTTGCTGTTTCGCGATCCCGACGGGAACCTGGTCAATCTGTTCACGCCGGTCACTGAGCAGGCCCGGGCCAAGTTCGGGGTTTAG
- a CDS encoding YciI family protein: MGRFLAIFNGAADEADKAEITAQQQSEFMSAWASWAQSHQSAIVDPGAPLSAKKLVTAQGVEDFTDSKTGYTIVKADSHDEAVTIFAEHPHLRLFPGNSIEVLECPPPPS; the protein is encoded by the coding sequence ATGGGCAGATTCCTGGCGATCTTCAACGGCGCGGCAGATGAAGCGGACAAAGCGGAAATCACCGCGCAGCAGCAGTCGGAATTCATGAGTGCGTGGGCCTCGTGGGCGCAGTCGCACCAGAGCGCGATTGTCGACCCGGGAGCACCTCTGAGCGCGAAGAAGTTGGTCACAGCGCAAGGCGTCGAAGACTTCACCGACAGCAAGACCGGTTACACGATCGTGAAAGCGGACTCACACGATGAGGCGGTGACGATCTTCGCCGAGCATCCGCATCTCCGGTTGTTTCCCGGCAACTCGATCGAGGTCCTCGAATGCCCACCCCCACCGAGCTAG
- a CDS encoding class I SAM-dependent methyltransferase: MGFVVPPDAYTRFMGRYADPLAQSFVAFSGVGAGDSVLDAGCGPGALTARLLSVGARVAAIDPSPPFVDAIRARFPAVDVRQRTAEEMPYDAAIFDAALAQLVVHFMTDPVLGIGQMARVTRRGGVVAACVWDGPTGALAPFWEAVHLIDPDAEDEALLSGAHRGHLTEIFEAAGLRDVDEHPLTVDLTHPTFEDWWEPYTFGVGPAGDYVQGLDEAARARLESVARDQLGDGPFTVSATAWAARGKV, translated from the coding sequence GTGGGCTTTGTCGTCCCGCCGGATGCTTACACGCGCTTCATGGGCCGGTACGCCGATCCGCTGGCGCAGTCTTTCGTGGCGTTCTCCGGGGTGGGCGCCGGCGACTCGGTGCTCGATGCGGGATGTGGCCCCGGTGCGCTGACCGCGCGGTTGCTGTCGGTGGGCGCCCGGGTGGCGGCGATCGATCCGTCACCGCCATTCGTCGATGCGATCCGCGCCCGTTTCCCCGCCGTCGACGTGCGCCAGCGCACTGCGGAGGAAATGCCCTATGACGCAGCGATTTTCGATGCGGCGCTGGCACAATTAGTGGTGCATTTCATGACGGACCCTGTGCTCGGCATCGGCCAGATGGCTCGCGTGACCCGGCGTGGCGGTGTCGTCGCCGCATGCGTGTGGGACGGACCGACGGGCGCGCTGGCACCGTTCTGGGAAGCCGTCCACCTGATCGACCCGGACGCCGAGGATGAAGCGCTACTCTCCGGGGCGCATCGCGGGCACCTGACCGAGATCTTCGAAGCGGCCGGTCTGCGCGATGTGGACGAGCACCCCCTCACGGTCGACCTGACACATCCCACCTTCGAAGACTGGTGGGAACCATACACATTCGGCGTCGGTCCCGCGGGTGACTATGTCCAGGGTCTGGACGAAGCCGCTCGTGCACGCCTCGAATCCGTAGCTCGCGACCAACTGGGCGATGGGCCGTTCACCGTCAGCGCCACCGCGTGGGCCGCGCGTGGAAAAGTCTGA
- a CDS encoding aldehyde dehydrogenase family protein produces MTETTSRNGNVAHAAVDDELTEVEVSRITKTLRATFDSGRTRSAEWRSDQLNRLAQMMTDSETEIIDALSADLGRAPFESWLTDVAGTIAEARYAAKHVKRWMRRDRRMLELPQLPGRGWIEYEPYGTVLIIGTWNLPFLLTLGPAISALAAGNTVLIKPSEFAPRTSRLLAELVPRYLDHDAVAVAEGGRSTSERLLTHEFDRILFTGGAATGRKILAAAARHLTPVTLELGGKSPVILADDCDVDVAASRVAWTKLINSGQVCVAPDYVLAHRDVAERFVDRLCDAWVRQRADQPKGMRVLNIDQLERLGEYLIETRGEIAFGGGLDPSSLTVEPTVILNPDPSEPLMTEEIFGPILPILTVDSLDDAINFVNARPKPLAAYLFSRSRAVRNRVVSEVSAGGMLINHVAFQASTTRLPFGGVGNSGMGAYHGRWGFQEFSHAKTVLTKPTRPDLSKMLYPPYTDRAWKLARKLF; encoded by the coding sequence ATGACGGAAACAACGTCCAGGAACGGCAACGTCGCGCACGCAGCTGTCGATGACGAGTTGACCGAGGTCGAAGTCAGCCGGATCACCAAGACCCTGCGGGCGACCTTCGACAGCGGCCGGACACGATCGGCAGAGTGGCGCTCGGATCAGCTGAACCGACTCGCGCAGATGATGACCGACAGCGAAACGGAGATCATCGATGCGCTGTCGGCCGACCTCGGTCGCGCCCCCTTCGAGTCCTGGCTCACCGATGTCGCGGGCACGATCGCCGAAGCACGTTACGCCGCAAAACATGTCAAGCGCTGGATGCGTCGTGACCGACGGATGCTCGAGCTGCCCCAGTTGCCCGGACGCGGCTGGATCGAGTACGAACCCTACGGAACCGTCCTCATAATCGGCACCTGGAACCTGCCGTTCCTGCTGACCCTGGGCCCCGCCATCAGTGCCCTGGCGGCCGGAAACACCGTGCTGATCAAGCCCTCCGAGTTTGCGCCGCGAACGTCACGGCTGTTGGCGGAACTGGTTCCGCGCTATCTCGACCATGACGCGGTGGCCGTGGCCGAAGGCGGGCGCTCGACCAGCGAGCGATTGCTCACGCACGAATTCGACCGCATCTTGTTCACCGGCGGCGCCGCGACCGGCCGCAAGATTCTGGCCGCGGCAGCGCGGCACCTCACCCCCGTCACCCTGGAACTGGGCGGCAAGAGCCCGGTGATCCTCGCCGACGACTGCGACGTCGATGTCGCAGCCTCCCGGGTCGCGTGGACCAAGCTGATCAACTCCGGCCAGGTCTGCGTCGCTCCCGATTACGTGCTCGCCCACCGCGACGTCGCCGAGCGATTCGTCGACCGGCTGTGCGATGCCTGGGTCCGACAGCGGGCAGACCAGCCAAAAGGAATGCGCGTCCTCAACATCGACCAGCTTGAGCGCCTCGGTGAATACCTGATCGAAACCCGCGGGGAGATCGCCTTCGGAGGGGGGCTCGACCCGTCGTCGCTCACCGTCGAGCCGACCGTAATCCTCAACCCCGATCCCTCCGAACCTCTGATGACCGAGGAGATCTTCGGGCCGATCCTGCCGATACTCACCGTCGATTCCCTTGACGATGCAATCAATTTCGTGAATGCCCGACCCAAACCTCTTGCCGCGTATCTCTTCAGCCGATCCCGGGCAGTGCGCAACCGGGTGGTCTCGGAGGTGTCGGCCGGCGGAATGCTGATCAATCATGTGGCATTCCAGGCATCGACCACGCGGCTGCCGTTCGGCGGGGTGGGCAACTCCGGGATGGGCGCCTACCACGGGCGGTGGGGCTTCCAGGAGTTCAGCCACGCCAAGACCGTGCTCACCAAACCCACCCGGCCCGACCTGTCCAAGATGCTGTACCCGCCCTACACCGACAGGGCGTGGAAGTTGGCGCGCAAGCTGTTCTGA
- a CDS encoding guanylate cyclase, producing MNANTVSLSKALEETRTGDIWLFRGGSGPDRAIQTLTNSPVNHVGMTVAIDDLPPLIWHAELGDKLLDMWTGTNHRGVQLNDARQVVERWSHSYGQRCWLRQLTPYASREQEDQLLKVIARMNGTAFPTTARLTGRWLRGRIPIVSDFTRGIPFVHKKVRQSAERKKAQTRQVGLETAYCAETVAITYEEMGLLTTEKHHNWFDPGSFWSGDELPLATGYGLGDEIAVIVD from the coding sequence GTGAATGCGAACACGGTGTCGTTGAGCAAGGCGCTGGAGGAGACCCGCACGGGTGACATCTGGCTGTTTCGCGGTGGCTCCGGGCCGGACCGGGCGATCCAGACCCTCACCAACAGCCCGGTCAACCATGTCGGCATGACGGTGGCGATCGACGACCTTCCTCCGCTGATCTGGCACGCCGAACTCGGCGACAAGCTCCTCGACATGTGGACGGGCACCAATCACCGCGGCGTGCAACTCAACGATGCCCGCCAGGTCGTCGAACGCTGGTCGCACAGCTACGGGCAGCGCTGCTGGTTACGTCAACTCACCCCGTACGCGTCGCGCGAGCAGGAGGACCAGCTCCTCAAGGTGATCGCGCGGATGAACGGCACCGCATTCCCCACCACCGCACGGCTGACCGGACGGTGGCTTCGTGGACGGATCCCGATCGTCAGCGATTTCACCCGGGGAATTCCCTTTGTGCACAAGAAGGTTCGCCAGTCCGCCGAACGCAAGAAGGCTCAGACCCGGCAGGTCGGATTGGAGACCGCGTACTGCGCCGAAACCGTGGCCATCACCTATGAGGAGATGGGGCTGCTGACCACCGAGAAGCACCACAACTGGTTCGATCCCGGTTCGTTCTGGAGCGGTGACGAACTGCCGCTCGCCACCGGCTACGGATTGGGCGATGAGATCGCCGTGATCGTCGACTGA